A stretch of the Vitis riparia cultivar Riparia Gloire de Montpellier isolate 1030 chromosome 13, EGFV_Vit.rip_1.0, whole genome shotgun sequence genome encodes the following:
- the LOC117927785 gene encoding protein trichome birefringence-like 36: MAKRSSICPKVLLLLLVFFTPFQLSFFHGKSSEFELEDEAWLDEKDDEVNMVQSGHDSLGSSCEFSDGKWVYDLSYPLYDSSCPYLSTPVTCQKNGRPDSDYEKWRWKPHGCSIPRFDALHFLGRMRRKRIMLVGDSIMRNQWESLVCLVQGVIPTGRKTVTYDGPSMAFHALDFETSIEFCWAPFLVELKKGPQNKRILHLDLIEENAKYWRGADVLVYDSAHWWTHSDKWSSWDYYMEANTVLRSMNPMVAYQKGLTTWAKWVDLNLDPHKTRVIFRSVSPRHNRQNGWKCYNQKQPLEFFSHQLHVPEQMVVLKGVLKGMRFPVYLQDITMMSALRKDGHPSVYTRAMDQEQKQHPRDFTSDCSHWCLPGVPDAWNEMLSALLQV; encoded by the exons ATGGCTAAGCGTAGTAGTATTTGTCCCAAGGTTTTGTTACTCCTGTTGGTCTTCTTCACACCCTTTCAGCTGAGCTTCTTCCATGGGAAGTCATCAGAGTTTGAGCTAGAGGATGAGGCATGGCTAGACGAGAAGGATGATGAAGTTAACATGGTCCAAAGTGGGCATGATTCACTGGGTTCTAGTTGTGAGTTTTCAGATGGCAAGTGGGTCTATGATCTGTCCTACCCTCTGTATGATTCGAGCTGCCCGTATCTTAGCACTCCGGTGACTTGTCAGAAGAATGGCAGGCCGGATTCTGACTATGAGAAATGGAGGTGGAAGCCCCATGGTTGCTCCATTCCAAG GTTTGATGCACTGCACTTTCTTGGAAggatgagaagaaaaagaataatgcTGGTAGGGGATTCAATAATGAGGAACCAATGGGAGTCTCTGGTCTGCCTTGTCCAAGGAGTGATCCCAACTGGTCGAAAGACAGTTACCTATGATGGTCCCTCCATGGCCTTCCATGCCCTA GATTTTGAGACCTCAATTGAGTTTTGTTGGGCTCCATTCTTAGTTGAATTGAAGAAAGGGCCTCAAAACAAGAGAATTTTGCATTTGGATTTGATAGAAGAGAATGCCAAGTACTGGAGAGGAGCTGATGTTCTGGTCTATGATTCAGCTCACTGGTGGACTCATTCTGACAAATGGAGTTC GTGGGACTACTACATGGAGGCAAACACTGTGTTGAGGAGCATGAACCCAATGGTAGCCTATCAGAAAGGACTCACAACATGGGCTAAATGGGTGGACTTAAACTTAGACCCCCACAAAACCAGGGTGATTTTCCGAAGCGTATCACCTAGACACAACAG GCAGAATGGTTGGAAATGCTACAACCAGAAGCAACCTCTAGAGTTCTTCAGCCACCAACTTCATGTTCCAGAGCAAATGGTAGTGCTAAAAGGGGTGCTGAAAGGGATGAGATTTCCAGTATACCTGCAAGACATCACAATGATGTCGGCTCTCCGAAAAGACGGGCATCCATCTGTGTATACCAGAGCGATGGACCAAGAACAGAAGCAGCACCCAAGAGACTTTACATCAGACTGTAGCCATTGGTGCCTGCCTGGGGTCCCTGATGCTTGGAATGAGATGTTGAGTGCATTGCTCCAAGTATGA